TGCACCCGGTTGCTTTCGCCGCCCATCGGGTCGGCGGACACGTCGTTGGCGACGATCCAGTCGCATCCCTTGCGCGCGAGCTTGGCCTCGGCGTGCGCGATGACGTCGTTGGTTTCGGCGGCGAAACCGATCAGCAGCGGCGGGCGATCCGGGCTTTTGGCGACGCTCGCCAATATGTCGGGATTTTCGGCGAGCGCGAGCGGCGCGACGGTGCCGCTGCCATCCTTCTTGATCTTTTGCGCCTTCGCGTCGGCGGCGCGCCAGTCGGCAACCGCGGCAACCATGATCGCCGCATCGACCGGCAGGCCCTCGGCGACTTCGGTGGCCATCTCGACCGCGGTCTCGACATCGACGCGGATCACGCCGGGCGGCGTCGGCAGCGGCACCGGCCCTGCGATCAGCAGCACCTCCGCGCCCGCCTCGGCGGCGGCGGCGGCGATCGCGAAGCCCTGCTTCCCGCTCGAGCGGTTGGCGATATAGCGCACCGGGTCGATCGGCTCGTGCGTCGGCCCCGCGGTGACCAATATGCGGCGTCCGAACAGCGGGCGATGGTTCGCAGGCGCGAAATCGGGCTGGCCGGTGAGCGGTATTGCGGCGGGCGCGTGGGCGAGGGCGGTATCGATCGCCGCCTTGATCGTTTCGGGCTCGGGCAGGCGGCCGGGGCCATATTCGCCGCACGCCATCTCGCCCTCGTCGGGTTCCATCACCGTGACGCCATCGCCGCGCAGCGTGGCGACATTGCGCCGCGTCGCGGCGTGCAGCCACATTCGCACATTCATCGCGGGCGCCGCGAGCACCGGTTTGTCGGTCGCGAGCAGCAGCGTCGTCGCAAGGTCGTCGGCGATGCCAGCGGCCATTTTCGCGAGCAGGGCCGCGGTCGCGGGCGCGACGACGACCAGGTCGGCCTCGCGGCTTAATTGAATATGCCCCATCTCGACCTCGTCCTTGAGGTCGAAGAGATTGGTATGGACCTTGTTCTCGCTCAATGCCGCGAGCGTCAGCGGGGTCACGAACTGCTCGCCCGCGCGCGTGATCACGCAGCGCACGGTCATGCCTGCCTTGCGAAGCAGGCGGACAAGCTCGATGCTCTTGTACGCGGCGATGCCGCCGCCGATGATGAGCAGGATGCGCGGGGCGGCCATCAGCGGGGGCAGGCCGGTCCGCCGCAGGCGGCGATCGACAGGGGGTGATTCATCGCCGTCTCCTTCGCTCCCCAGTTATGCGCTTCGGCGCGCCAGTTCAAGGATAGCTAGGCGGCGGGAGCCACGGTGCGTGCCGGGCGCCACAGCGAACGCGCCAGCGCGGCGAGCGCGGCGGGCGCGAAGGCAAGACCGATGAACAGCGTCGGCGTGACCAGCATCGCCCAATAGAAATTGGCGGGCCGCGCAAAGAGCATGAGCAGCGCGGCATAAAGGAGCTGGACGACGAGCACGGCCAGCCCGAGCCGCGAGCGCCACGCGGCCCACCCGAGCAGCGCGAGCGGGACGAGCAGCGCGCCGGTCCAGCCCGCGAAGAAACGCAGCAGCGACGAAGCCTGAACGAACGACAGATAGGCGATCCAGCCGCCTTGCCCGTGCCAGCCCTGGCTCGCCGCGTCGGCCGGCGATGTGACCGCGGCGAGCGCGGCGATATGGGCAGCGAGCCCGCCCGCAAAGGCCAGACCGACCGCCATCCACCCGGCGGCCGCGCGCCAGTCGCGGTCGATCAGCGCGAACAGCCCGAACAGCATCGCGACGGGCAGGACGGTCTCGCGGATCGCCAGCGCGGCTGCGACGAGGGCCATCGTCACCCACGGCCGCGCCGGGCGATAGAACGCGAGCGCCAGTGCGAGAAGGACGCCCGCCGTCACCTCGTGAATATACAGCCACTCGCGCGCGGCGAGCTGCGTTAGGTTCGCCGCGACGAACAGCGCGCCCACCGCAGCATAGCGGGGCAGCCCGGCCTCGGTCCGCAGTCTTCGGTACCAGAAGAGGATCGCCGCGCCGCCGATCAGGAGGAGCGCGAGCATCATATTCCACTCGCCGAGCGTGGCGAGGATATGGGCGAGCGTCGGCAGGCGGACCGTCACGAACGGGCGCAGCGGATAATTTCCTGCCCGGTGCTCGGCCGCCGCCGCGGCATAATAGGATTCGCCAGCGCCGACACGCTGCACAATGCGCGCATAGAGCGCATGATCGCCGACGAGCCCGTCG
This genomic interval from Sphingopyxis chilensis contains the following:
- the coaBC gene encoding bifunctional phosphopantothenoylcysteine decarboxylase/phosphopantothenate--cysteine ligase CoaBC, which encodes MAAPRILLIIGGGIAAYKSIELVRLLRKAGMTVRCVITRAGEQFVTPLTLAALSENKVHTNLFDLKDEVEMGHIQLSREADLVVVAPATAALLAKMAAGIADDLATTLLLATDKPVLAAPAMNVRMWLHAATRRNVATLRGDGVTVMEPDEGEMACGEYGPGRLPEPETIKAAIDTALAHAPAAIPLTGQPDFAPANHRPLFGRRILVTAGPTHEPIDPVRYIANRSSGKQGFAIAAAAAEAGAEVLLIAGPVPLPTPPGVIRVDVETAVEMATEVAEGLPVDAAIMVAAVADWRAADAKAQKIKKDGSGTVAPLALAENPDILASVAKSPDRPPLLIGFAAETNDVIAHAEAKLARKGCDWIVANDVSADPMGGESNRVHIVSKDGVDSWDRLPKPAVARKLMEKIADELDKHVPLARD